In Gimesia benthica, a single window of DNA contains:
- a CDS encoding YheT family hydrolase produces the protein MKSDLVFPPFVPHRLYKNPHLQTIVGQFHSRVKTPYQAEQHSCRLPDSDLLILHDDCPGPWKPGDRVVILLHGLSGCHQSSYMIRLAHKLNARGVRVFRMDLRGCGAGTGLAKSPYHAGSFHDLQVAIEQIEFMCPRSPIGVVGFSLGGTITLNYLARHKPGSELVDRALVLNPPLRLAESVQVFGKPLFGRYQRHFVTNLIKQVRKSHQYQEHTHKITGANYPRTLLEFDDQFTAPLAGFESAEDYYNRCSPCDVLPEISVPTLIISAKDDPLIPFKSYQPAIEKLANHDKVTLYLTEQGGHLGFIAGPSSDPDPRWSDWRIVQWLMADSPEALASQIREQTHSSLIQTA, from the coding sequence ATGAAGAGTGATCTGGTATTTCCACCGTTTGTGCCGCATCGTCTCTATAAAAATCCTCATTTGCAGACGATCGTGGGGCAGTTTCACTCGCGTGTGAAAACTCCCTATCAGGCAGAGCAGCATTCGTGTCGCCTGCCTGACAGCGACCTGTTAATCCTGCACGATGACTGCCCGGGCCCCTGGAAACCGGGGGACCGCGTGGTGATCCTGCTGCACGGCTTGTCGGGATGTCACCAGAGTTCTTACATGATCCGCCTGGCACACAAGCTGAATGCGCGGGGAGTTCGTGTGTTTCGCATGGATCTCCGCGGCTGTGGGGCAGGGACGGGACTCGCTAAATCTCCGTATCATGCCGGCAGCTTTCACGATCTGCAGGTTGCCATCGAACAGATCGAGTTCATGTGCCCGCGTTCGCCGATCGGCGTCGTCGGCTTTTCGCTGGGTGGCACGATCACACTCAATTACCTTGCCCGTCACAAACCGGGTTCGGAACTTGTCGACCGGGCGCTGGTCCTCAACCCACCACTCCGCCTCGCGGAAAGTGTGCAGGTATTCGGCAAGCCACTCTTTGGTCGCTACCAGCGGCACTTTGTGACGAACCTCATCAAACAGGTCCGCAAGTCGCATCAGTACCAGGAACATACACACAAAATCACGGGCGCAAACTATCCACGCACCCTGCTTGAATTCGACGATCAGTTCACAGCACCGCTGGCCGGTTTTGAGTCTGCCGAAGATTATTACAACCGTTGCAGCCCCTGTGATGTCCTGCCGGAAATCTCGGTTCCGACGCTGATCATCTCTGCTAAGGACGACCCGCTGATCCCATTTAAATCTTACCAGCCCGCGATTGAAAAACTCGCGAACCACGACAAGGTCACCCTGTATCTCACAGAGCAGGGGGGCCACCTTGGCTTCATCGCAGGTCCTTCCAGCGATCCCGATCCGCGGTGGTCCGACTGGCGAATCGTGCAATGGCTGATGGCAGATTCTCCCGAAGCACTGGCCAGCCAGATCCGGGAGCAGACTCACTCCTCACTGATTCAGACCGCCTGA
- a CDS encoding aldehyde dehydrogenase family protein codes for MLEIPVLRWGTPYESFDQQEVVHFETGEPLAKVHQANAGLVKMDMRKAQRARDLLREIPIPKLLEICKKAAELYMTAELPLGNGTQTPEEFCRIQSASTGMPEWMCASNMKKVSFVLEHMEEILDALTRGLPLDILTKGYGKEERGVMLSYQANSPVLGLVLPSNSPGVHTLWMPILPMQIGLVLKPGSSEPWTPYRMTEAFCQAGIPRECISVYPGPHDVGSTVTELCKRVMVFGGQQTIDKYKANPNVQAHGPGFSKILLGDDVVDQWEDYLDLIVDSIYQNGGRSCVNASGVWASRHTEEIADAIAKRLGPVGPTSMTDPEAPLAAFTMTGAAKAMNGQIEEGLKESGVTEVTEKYRDGDRLIEMERCDYLRPTIVHCDNPDATLANTEYMFPMASVVKCEQKDMLKKIGMTLVCSVFTEDQDWTQQLLDATQIDRLNIGPVKTNALNWLQPHEGNIVEFLFRARAFQNEPPAAH; via the coding sequence GTGCTGGAAATACCTGTACTTCGCTGGGGTACCCCTTACGAAAGTTTCGATCAACAGGAAGTCGTTCATTTTGAAACAGGCGAGCCTCTCGCCAAAGTGCATCAGGCCAACGCCGGTCTGGTGAAAATGGACATGCGGAAAGCACAGCGGGCACGCGACCTGCTGCGAGAGATTCCGATTCCCAAGCTGCTGGAAATCTGTAAGAAAGCAGCCGAACTCTACATGACGGCGGAACTTCCGCTGGGCAACGGAACGCAGACTCCCGAAGAGTTCTGCCGGATTCAGTCTGCCAGTACCGGGATGCCTGAGTGGATGTGTGCCAGCAACATGAAGAAGGTTTCCTTCGTGCTGGAACACATGGAAGAGATTCTCGACGCCCTGACCCGCGGTCTGCCACTGGATATTCTGACAAAGGGGTATGGTAAAGAAGAGCGTGGCGTGATGCTGAGCTATCAGGCCAATTCGCCGGTACTGGGACTCGTGCTGCCTTCAAATTCACCAGGCGTGCATACACTCTGGATGCCGATCCTGCCGATGCAGATCGGTCTGGTGTTGAAACCGGGTTCTTCTGAACCCTGGACTCCTTATCGGATGACCGAAGCCTTCTGCCAGGCGGGGATTCCACGGGAATGTATCTCCGTCTATCCGGGACCTCACGATGTGGGTTCCACGGTGACTGAGCTCTGTAAGCGGGTGATGGTCTTCGGCGGTCAGCAGACGATCGATAAGTACAAGGCGAACCCGAACGTGCAGGCGCACGGTCCTGGTTTCAGTAAGATTCTGCTCGGTGACGATGTCGTGGATCAGTGGGAAGATTACCTCGACCTGATCGTAGACAGCATCTACCAGAACGGTGGTCGCAGCTGCGTCAACGCATCCGGCGTATGGGCATCGCGGCATACTGAAGAGATTGCAGACGCGATCGCCAAACGGCTGGGACCGGTCGGACCGACTTCGATGACTGACCCCGAAGCGCCGCTGGCTGCTTTCACCATGACCGGTGCTGCCAAGGCGATGAACGGTCAGATAGAAGAAGGACTGAAAGAGTCCGGCGTGACCGAAGTCACCGAGAAATATCGCGACGGTGATCGACTGATCGAGATGGAACGCTGCGATTATCTGCGTCCGACCATCGTGCACTGTGACAATCCCGACGCGACGCTGGCGAACACCGAGTACATGTTCCCCATGGCTTCAGTCGTGAAATGCGAACAGAAAGACATGTTGAAAAAGATCGGCATGACGCTAGTCTGCTCTGTATTTACTGAAGATCAGGACTGGACGCAGCAGTTGCTGGATGCAACACAAATCGACCGGTTGAATATCGGGCCTGTGAAGACGAATGCTCTGAACTGGTTGCAGCCGCACGAAGGGAACATCGTCGAGTTCCTGTTCCGGGCGCGTGCCTTCCAGAACGAACCGCCGGCCGCTCACTGA
- a CDS encoding GNAT family N-acetyltransferase produces the protein MDFTETYFRRFRMEIDLLNARLVDDPLPEGYRWCPWELTTLDRHAITKYHSFRSELDARVFPCLGDIDGCRKLMRDISTQRNFLPGGTWLITWDGMGNEEPVDCGTIQAIVPSRIMGAIQNVGITPKHRGLGLGRSLVNKCLLGFREAGVKRAYLEVTAENEPAINLYRSIGFRLTRTLYKPSHYVEAPSL, from the coding sequence ATGGACTTCACCGAAACATACTTTCGTAGATTCCGCATGGAAATCGACCTGCTCAACGCGCGCCTGGTAGACGATCCTCTGCCCGAAGGCTATCGCTGGTGTCCCTGGGAACTGACCACGCTCGACCGTCACGCCATCACCAAGTACCACAGCTTCCGCTCTGAACTCGACGCCCGCGTCTTTCCCTGCCTGGGAGACATCGACGGCTGTCGCAAACTGATGCGTGATATCTCGACGCAACGCAACTTCCTGCCCGGCGGTACCTGGCTCATCACCTGGGACGGCATGGGCAACGAAGAACCCGTCGACTGTGGCACGATTCAGGCCATCGTCCCCAGCCGCATCATGGGTGCGATTCAGAACGTCGGCATCACCCCCAAACACCGCGGACTCGGACTCGGCAGGTCACTGGTCAACAAATGCCTCCTCGGTTTCCGCGAAGCCGGTGTCAAACGGGCTTACCTCGAAGTCACCGCCGAGAATGAACCCGCCATCAACCTCTACCGGTCGATCGGGTTCCGCCTCACACGGACCCTCTACAAACCCAGCCACTACGTCGAAGCTCCCTCGCTCTAA